One window of Mangrovibacterium diazotrophicum genomic DNA carries:
- a CDS encoding glycoside hydrolase family 28 protein — MKSYLFVLFALIGLFVVNSGSAREYNILDFGAKADTAFLSTQAIQQAIDQCSEAGGGTVVIPAGHFKTGSIFLKSNVNFYLESGAVLFGSRDLKDYTKIKPGYISLRTQEATIQLIYAEDATNVSITGYGTIDGQGRSFKKLTKNDEGITRPHLLRFITCRNVLVENISLRNSGCWMQHYLACDEVQIRGVKVFNRNNYNNDGLDLDGCHDVTVSDFISDSDDDGVTLKSTSPRACENIAITNCVISSRCNAIKMGTESNGGFRNITISNCVVKPSPIKEPTFYGAPTGSSAISLEIVDGGKMEGISINNIQVEGTEAPIFIRLGNRARSHKSGVTIDHVGEISDVSISHVRVKTEGNTACSITGQPGFPVRNVRLNDIIVESAGGGTLADFQCPVEYKPKDYPEATMFGVLPAYGFYLRHAENIRFDNCAFVTKQIDARPAVFIEKSVNCVLDALDLTNLKTETEAGIYASQVQKLIVKGSIGGAGLKTLVRVSKQDESEITLSGNVLSDGVLELETMK, encoded by the coding sequence ATGAAATCTTACCTATTCGTTTTGTTCGCTTTAATCGGGCTGTTTGTTGTAAACAGCGGATCAGCCCGGGAATATAATATTCTTGATTTTGGCGCGAAAGCTGATACTGCTTTCCTTTCAACCCAAGCCATTCAGCAGGCGATTGATCAGTGTTCGGAAGCCGGAGGAGGAACCGTTGTGATTCCGGCCGGTCATTTTAAAACCGGTTCCATTTTTTTGAAAAGCAACGTCAATTTTTACCTCGAAAGTGGCGCTGTACTGTTCGGAAGCCGGGATTTGAAGGACTACACAAAAATCAAACCCGGCTATATTTCCCTGCGTACGCAGGAAGCGACCATCCAGTTGATTTATGCAGAAGATGCGACTAACGTCAGTATTACGGGCTATGGAACAATCGACGGGCAGGGCCGCAGTTTCAAGAAACTGACCAAGAATGATGAGGGGATTACGCGCCCGCATTTGCTTCGTTTTATCACCTGCCGCAATGTGTTGGTGGAGAACATCAGTTTGCGAAATTCCGGTTGCTGGATGCAGCACTACCTGGCTTGTGACGAGGTGCAGATTCGTGGGGTGAAGGTTTTCAACCGGAATAATTACAACAACGATGGTCTCGATTTGGACGGATGCCACGATGTGACGGTTTCCGATTTCATTTCCGATTCTGACGACGATGGAGTGACCTTAAAAAGTACATCACCACGAGCCTGCGAAAATATCGCGATCACGAATTGTGTGATCAGTAGTCGCTGCAATGCGATAAAAATGGGAACAGAGTCGAACGGCGGTTTCCGGAACATCACCATTTCGAACTGTGTCGTTAAGCCCTCGCCCATAAAAGAACCCACTTTTTACGGTGCCCCAACCGGCAGCTCGGCCATTTCGCTCGAGATTGTGGATGGCGGAAAAATGGAGGGAATCAGCATCAACAACATCCAGGTTGAAGGAACAGAAGCTCCCATCTTTATTCGATTGGGAAACCGTGCCCGGTCCCATAAATCGGGGGTAACAATTGATCATGTCGGTGAAATAAGCGATGTGAGCATCAGCCATGTTCGGGTAAAAACTGAAGGAAACACTGCTTGTTCCATCACCGGACAGCCGGGATTCCCAGTCCGTAATGTTCGCTTGAACGATATTATTGTCGAATCTGCGGGAGGAGGGACTTTGGCCGATTTTCAATGTCCCGTTGAGTACAAGCCCAAAGATTACCCCGAAGCAACCATGTTCGGCGTGCTGCCAGCTTACGGATTCTATTTGCGCCATGCCGAAAACATTCGCTTTGATAACTGTGCTTTTGTGACGAAACAAATAGATGCCCGTCCCGCAGTTTTTATTGAAAAGTCCGTCAATTGCGTTCTCGATGCCCTTGATCTCACTAATCTCAAAACCGAAACAGAAGCTGGAATTTATGCGAGCCAAGTGCAAAAACTTATAGTAAAGGGAAGCATTGGCGGCGCTGGTTTAAAAACATTGGTGCGAGTTTCGAAGCAGGATGAGAGTGAAATAACGCTTTCAGGTAATGTCTTATCCGACGGAGTTTTGGAGTTAGAAACGATGAAATAG
- a CDS encoding multiheme c-type cytochrome — MDIKQTKKLIRILALVLVLLFPALMVLRFVLLKPDVELVDTTPRFVGAQNCKECHLNEYNDWKGSHHERAMDVANDSTVLGDFSDKTLEAQGHTYRMFRKEGKFFVLSDGEDGQMHDYEVKYVFGYTPLQQYLVEFDRGRLQTLPITWNTLDKVWYHMADSTYKDQVIDANNWLHWTNQAQNWNGMCAECHSTNLVKGYDAEKDSYHTTWSEINVSCEACHGPGSNHVQWAELPAYSREGFENFGLEVKTSNIDNAEYVNLCMRCHSRKSSLSDMDYSAKSIYDHSRVVLPDEPSWYVDGQIKDEDYVYASFMQSKMYQRGVKCNDCHNVHSGERLFDGNRLCLQCHQKDVYDTYSHHHHKSAGMPGKAVISESGVKFDVGSGTECINCHMHGRYYMGVDYRRDHSFRIPRPDLSIKNGTPNACNQCHVDQTNQWSDKYITEWFGSRRRFHYSQAFAAAKDGKTEAASELKEIAGNDLYPPNIRSLALQDLGAYYPDTMAGVVDNYLVNLDPSLRLVAMASLQQGTPENISRLIDGLTDDTKAVRTEAAANLLRIGSDQVPEKNKSSFNKALEEYKEVLLYSADFPTGKINMANFYYHQSQFAKAEQYYKAALEQDGEMYFVNLNLAYLYNQTRRNDLAEKHFRIYLEHQPDDAGATYALGLVLSELGRYDESLAVLLKASKIDPNYPRVNHNIAMLYDFMKDKSKAESYLLKEVDAVQDLNSRLELLQFYLTNSNMAKATTLGDEILKLYPDNEDVKQLMARLRGQS, encoded by the coding sequence ATGGATATCAAACAAACAAAAAAATTAATCCGCATATTAGCCCTTGTCCTTGTTTTGCTTTTCCCGGCGCTCATGGTATTGAGGTTCGTTTTGTTGAAACCCGATGTGGAGCTCGTTGATACAACGCCCCGGTTTGTTGGTGCGCAGAATTGTAAAGAATGTCACCTGAATGAGTACAACGATTGGAAAGGTTCTCATCACGAGCGGGCTATGGATGTGGCGAATGATTCAACGGTGCTGGGCGATTTTTCCGACAAAACACTCGAAGCTCAAGGGCATACTTACCGCATGTTTCGCAAAGAAGGAAAGTTTTTCGTTTTAAGTGATGGTGAAGATGGGCAAATGCACGATTACGAAGTGAAGTATGTATTTGGTTATACGCCTTTGCAGCAGTACCTGGTTGAATTTGATCGCGGACGTCTGCAGACCTTGCCGATTACCTGGAATACGCTGGACAAAGTCTGGTATCACATGGCCGATTCAACTTACAAAGACCAGGTGATTGATGCCAACAACTGGCTGCACTGGACCAACCAGGCGCAGAACTGGAACGGCATGTGCGCCGAATGTCATTCAACGAATCTGGTGAAAGGATACGATGCTGAAAAAGATTCGTATCACACCACTTGGTCTGAAATAAATGTGAGTTGCGAGGCTTGTCACGGACCTGGTTCAAACCACGTGCAATGGGCTGAGTTGCCCGCCTATTCGCGGGAAGGCTTTGAAAATTTCGGGCTGGAGGTGAAAACCAGCAACATTGATAACGCGGAATACGTGAATCTTTGCATGCGTTGCCATTCGCGTAAAAGTTCGCTTAGCGACATGGATTATTCAGCCAAAAGTATTTACGATCACAGTCGGGTTGTTTTGCCTGATGAACCTTCGTGGTATGTCGATGGGCAAATCAAGGATGAAGATTACGTGTACGCGTCGTTCATGCAAAGTAAAATGTACCAACGCGGCGTGAAATGTAACGATTGCCACAACGTGCATAGCGGCGAACGCTTGTTCGATGGCAACCGGCTTTGCCTGCAATGTCACCAAAAAGATGTTTACGATACCTACAGCCACCATCACCATAAAAGTGCAGGAATGCCGGGGAAAGCGGTTATTTCCGAGTCGGGTGTGAAATTCGATGTCGGTTCGGGTACCGAGTGTATCAACTGCCACATGCACGGTCGTTATTATATGGGCGTCGATTACCGGCGCGATCACAGTTTCCGTATTCCACGGCCTGATTTGTCGATTAAAAACGGAACGCCCAATGCTTGTAATCAATGTCACGTTGATCAGACCAATCAATGGTCTGATAAGTATATTACAGAATGGTTTGGAAGCCGGAGACGATTCCATTATTCACAAGCATTTGCTGCCGCAAAAGACGGTAAAACCGAGGCTGCAAGCGAATTAAAGGAAATTGCCGGAAACGATTTGTATCCGCCAAATATCCGAAGTTTGGCTTTGCAAGACCTGGGGGCGTATTATCCTGATACAATGGCCGGTGTTGTTGACAATTACCTGGTAAACCTCGACCCTTCACTGCGGCTGGTGGCAATGGCGAGTTTGCAGCAAGGAACCCCGGAAAATATAAGCCGCCTGATTGACGGCCTGACCGATGACACGAAAGCTGTTCGGACGGAAGCCGCTGCTAATTTGTTGCGAATCGGCAGCGATCAGGTTCCGGAAAAGAACAAGAGTTCTTTCAACAAGGCTTTGGAAGAATACAAGGAGGTTTTATTGTACAGCGCCGATTTTCCAACCGGCAAAATCAACATGGCCAATTTCTATTATCACCAGAGCCAATTTGCGAAGGCCGAACAGTATTACAAAGCAGCGTTGGAGCAAGATGGCGAGATGTATTTTGTGAATCTGAATTTGGCCTATCTGTATAACCAGACACGTAGAAACGATTTGGCCGAGAAGCATTTCCGGATTTATTTAGAGCATCAGCCCGATGACGCCGGTGCAACCTATGCATTGGGTTTGGTTTTGAGTGAACTGGGACGATACGACGAGTCGCTGGCAGTGTTGTTGAAAGCGAGCAAAATTGATCCGAACTATCCTCGCGTGAACCACAATATTGCGATGCTTTACGATTTCATGAAAGATAAATCGAAGGCGGAGTCTTATTTATTGAAAGAAGTTGATGCGGTTCAGGATTTGAATAGCCGTCTCGAGTTACTGCAGTTTTATTTAACCAACAGCAACATGGCAAAAGCAACGACTTTGGGTGACGAGATATTGAAGCTTTATCCGGATAATGAAGATGTGAAGCAGTTGATGGCCCGATTGAGAGGACAGAGTTAA
- a CDS encoding RNA polymerase sigma factor, which yields MPKLELNTERELVERFVSGDQMAFEILFHRYKSKLNGFVLKFAPSQLDADDVVQRVFIKLWTQREKVNPDRAFVSFIFTIARHEVVDQLRKGITRKLYFVGNEAMIDLHVTDQEEGDWRKELEDKVVALIENLPERRKQIFRMSRFEGLSYKQIAGRLEISENTVDSQIRHALNYIRKELTKAQIMLFSIFFK from the coding sequence TTGCCCAAACTTGAGCTCAATACTGAAAGAGAGTTGGTCGAACGCTTTGTCTCAGGTGATCAGATGGCTTTTGAGATCTTGTTCCACCGTTACAAATCAAAACTGAATGGTTTTGTATTGAAGTTTGCTCCCTCCCAGCTGGATGCAGACGATGTGGTGCAACGTGTTTTTATAAAGTTGTGGACTCAGCGCGAAAAAGTAAATCCGGATCGTGCCTTTGTATCTTTCATATTTACCATTGCCCGGCACGAGGTTGTTGACCAGTTGCGAAAGGGCATCACCCGAAAGCTTTATTTTGTAGGAAATGAAGCGATGATTGATCTTCATGTTACGGACCAGGAGGAAGGGGATTGGCGCAAGGAACTGGAAGATAAGGTCGTGGCATTGATTGAAAATTTACCGGAAAGACGAAAGCAAATTTTTAGAATGAGTCGATTTGAAGGTTTGAGCTATAAGCAAATTGCCGGTCGACTGGAGATTTCTGAAAATACCGTTGATTCGCAGATTCGGCACGCGTTGAATTACATTCGTAAAGAACTCACCAAGGCGCAGATAATGCTTTTTTCAATTTTTTTCAAATAA
- a CDS encoding QcrA and Rieske domain-containing protein yields MMKIGRRKFFKGILYSLASLEFGYVFIRLLGHRKGALAETSYYEAGEVSVFEKGRVYPFGSAEFFLCRLDDGGFIAVSSKCTHLGCVIQFNTNHDRFECPCHASAFDKDGSVISSPAARALDYYPIAFKGNKVLVDTANPVKRSKFDRSQVMYA; encoded by the coding sequence ATGATGAAAATAGGTAGACGGAAATTTTTTAAAGGAATACTTTACAGCTTGGCGTCGCTTGAATTCGGATACGTTTTCATTCGTCTCCTGGGGCATCGAAAAGGTGCTCTGGCAGAAACGAGCTATTACGAAGCGGGCGAAGTTTCCGTTTTTGAAAAAGGCCGGGTTTACCCGTTCGGGTCGGCCGAATTCTTTCTGTGTCGCCTGGACGATGGCGGTTTCATCGCTGTTTCGTCAAAATGCACCCATTTAGGATGTGTCATTCAATTCAATACCAACCACGATCGTTTCGAATGTCCTTGTCATGCTTCGGCTTTTGACAAAGATGGGAGTGTAATTTCGTCACCCGCTGCCCGGGCTTTGGATTACTATCCAATTGCGTTCAAAGGCAACAAAGTACTGGTTGATACTGCCAACCCCGTAAAGCGTAGTAAATTCGATCGTTCACAAGTAATGTACGCCTGA
- a CDS encoding glycoside hydrolase family 43 protein has protein sequence MNDLKLILICLSFVLMGNFAVSAQVLSWGDQGNGTYINPVLNADYSDPDVVRVGADFYMVCSEFHFMGMPVLHSTDLVNWTIIGRVYDRFEFDPAYDTNNRYAGGSWAPAIRYHNGKFWVYFCTPKEGLFMSSADRPEGPWEPLTQVVAIAGWEDPCPFWDEDGQAYLGHSKVGAGPILIHKMSADGKSLLDDGLTVYTGPVAEGTKIMKKDGYYYLSIPEGGVEKGWQTVLRSKDIYGPYEKKVVLETGSTTINGPHQGALVDTPNGEWWFLHFQSVPAVGRVVHLQPAYWSDGWPVVGVDLDRNGIGEPVYVWKKPLMNGTSEIMKPQSSDNFDSAELGLQWSWNHNPVDSAWSLTRQAGKLALDALYAPGFLQAKNTLTQKVIGSSGQAQVELDGSQLQDGQLAGLCLMAKEFALVGIEKKKGDLYIFTVVNGMKQEKKIKETTVWLKLLISAIPKQNQFYFSTDQVNFKTMGANFHVLSGNWKGPKIGLFSFNQDQTGGTAVFDNFQYTFN, from the coding sequence ATGAACGATTTAAAGTTGATCCTGATTTGTCTCAGTTTTGTTTTGATGGGAAATTTTGCAGTTTCCGCACAGGTTCTTTCCTGGGGTGATCAGGGAAACGGAACCTACATCAACCCGGTGTTGAATGCCGACTATTCCGATCCCGATGTGGTTCGTGTTGGGGCCGATTTCTACATGGTTTGTTCCGAATTTCATTTTATGGGAATGCCGGTGTTGCATTCCACCGATTTGGTCAATTGGACGATCATTGGACGTGTTTATGATCGGTTTGAATTCGATCCGGCATACGACACCAACAATCGCTATGCCGGCGGAAGCTGGGCTCCGGCAATCAGGTATCACAACGGTAAATTCTGGGTCTATTTCTGTACTCCCAAAGAAGGTCTTTTCATGTCGTCGGCCGACAGGCCTGAAGGGCCTTGGGAACCATTGACTCAAGTCGTCGCAATTGCTGGTTGGGAAGACCCTTGTCCGTTTTGGGATGAGGACGGCCAGGCTTATCTCGGGCACAGCAAGGTCGGTGCGGGACCGATCCTTATTCATAAAATGAGTGCCGACGGAAAATCGTTGCTCGACGATGGTTTGACGGTTTACACCGGGCCCGTTGCCGAAGGAACCAAAATCATGAAGAAAGATGGCTACTACTATCTGAGTATTCCCGAGGGCGGCGTAGAAAAAGGTTGGCAGACAGTTTTAAGATCGAAAGATATTTACGGACCTTACGAGAAGAAAGTGGTGTTGGAAACCGGTTCAACAACGATTAATGGTCCACATCAGGGTGCGTTGGTTGATACACCAAATGGCGAATGGTGGTTTCTGCATTTCCAATCGGTTCCGGCCGTTGGTCGCGTGGTTCACTTGCAACCTGCTTACTGGAGCGATGGCTGGCCGGTGGTTGGCGTGGATCTGGATCGCAACGGCATTGGCGAACCTGTTTATGTTTGGAAAAAGCCGTTGATGAACGGTACTTCGGAAATTATGAAACCGCAATCTTCGGATAATTTCGATTCCGCAGAACTTGGCTTGCAATGGTCGTGGAATCACAATCCGGTGGATTCGGCTTGGTCATTAACGCGGCAAGCCGGAAAGCTGGCGTTGGATGCACTTTATGCGCCAGGATTTTTGCAAGCGAAAAATACGCTTACTCAAAAAGTAATCGGAAGTTCGGGGCAGGCACAAGTTGAACTCGACGGAAGCCAGCTGCAGGATGGACAGTTAGCCGGCCTTTGTTTAATGGCGAAGGAATTTGCCTTGGTCGGGATAGAAAAGAAGAAGGGTGATCTGTATATTTTCACCGTGGTGAACGGGATGAAACAAGAAAAAAAGATCAAGGAGACAACTGTCTGGCTGAAACTTTTAATCAGTGCTATTCCAAAGCAAAATCAATTTTATTTCAGTACCGATCAGGTCAATTTCAAAACGATGGGAGCTAATTTTCATGTTTTGAGCGGAAACTGGAAAGGCCCCAAAATTGGCTTGTTCTCTTTCAACCAAGATCAAACAGGCGGGACGGCGGTGTTCGATAATTTTCAATATACATTCAATTAA
- a CDS encoding hybrid sensor histidine kinase/response regulator transcription factor translates to MRLLINHKISFFLLVLFALCRNAVALPDSFVEHFSEEHGLEQSSILKIIQDRKGFLWLGTFDGLIRYDGYRFQAVRPSSSQAVQLKSNRINNLQEDRFGRLWLQSNQSEVYCYQPSLEKFWLLHDAMPDFQVSEIRVMPSGKVWLLSEDAKAVCIRDSLFNLSVYGDAEGKLKWKRIFDIREDFQQNTWFLTDEGLQFIDRDGVGEPAHSYELKGQVQSINAVLRCSAENEQSIWFAGEGGQIWRYDKRDRVFFKINSENQSTIIGARWLQQGCILFTTSENGFFIYDINKGEFKNFGKQFRNKVDMSGLRVLYVDSLNRELWFSNAQPGIYRFQFEVEKLTAFLANQDKPVVQTQRSIPLVLNDQEGNLWIQPKNGGLYFYDRATDKMVEDIARNKVLRNVDYTFFVDQQDNLWFSSRNQGLQKLSFARQKMRKLQLPVSQTGANNVRALAEDLNGNIWVATKDESRLAIFDAEQQLIGYLSPQGEYVDEEHSLWKSAIYCILQDKDGTVWLGTRGEGIYHFVPDTKSGAYRVSKFDSESGGQYSLNDDDVYCMLQDSSGRIWVGTWGGGLNLLEKDGREIRFLNIRNELLNYPEDDYSWVRWMTLTKNNELQVATTNGLVSLKITGKSAADLPFKQYADFPNHDILYVYEAENGNLFLATYGGNLYRQSAQTVDGFPAQFESYSAQTTSLIGGITGIQEDDSGRIWICSERNLVRYDPETESFETFAEVKTVVGENLFSESAVCKLRNGELLFGFSDGILQLNPDNVGVSDFKPYLALTGFELMNNVPDSSRLSVLDYSVDDRSTIVLKHNQNFLKLQFAALDFSARKNIQYRYKLDGLEESWNYTGAERTATYTNLSHGDYQFRVSSTNGNGVWVDNERRLQIKIKPSVWETKLAYAIYFILFLGLFVLIQKTILTIFKLRNEMAMQQKMADLKLRFFTDISHEIRTPLTMIAAPVEKMVNDQNTPEPIRKQLSVVEQSTQRLLKLINQILDLRKFQTHRLQVEQLDLNQLVKQVAVEFEELAISKKIKLTIVESESPVRIWGDKEMIDKMLVNLVSNALKYCPAGSAVKLTAEETDRSAIIRIEDNGPGISVEKQKKLFVRFSNFNENPDNPSTGIGLSLVKDFADQHGAKIQLDSKVGDGTKVAISFQKGHSHFGSDVDLVSPQRENAQAVDENLTAEKVLPAKAEKRANPIGLLVEDDPELRHFMKSLLDEEDYTIYEAGDGEEGLQLALQHNPDFIVSDIMMPKMDGIELLKRLRNDESTSHIPIVLLSAKTDAESKLSGLTHGADDYLTKPFSVGYFKARIANLMEQRRRLQAFYKQPDFMPETDEELMPLSTKDQEFMEELVKYIIDHMEDPEFSVEELGKQVNLSKTTFFNKLKSLTGSSPIEFIREIRLSQAAKILAEENVLVKEACYQVGFSDLKYFGKCFKAKYNLTPAEYRKKYRQVRK, encoded by the coding sequence ATGAGGCTTTTGATCAACCATAAAATTTCATTTTTTCTACTGGTTCTTTTTGCGCTCTGCAGGAATGCTGTCGCACTTCCCGATTCATTTGTTGAACACTTTTCGGAAGAACACGGGCTGGAACAGTCTTCTATCTTGAAAATCATTCAGGATCGAAAGGGCTTTCTTTGGCTTGGTACTTTCGATGGATTGATCCGTTACGATGGTTACCGCTTTCAAGCCGTTCGGCCCTCGTCGTCGCAAGCGGTCCAATTGAAGTCGAATCGGATTAACAATTTGCAGGAGGATAGATTTGGGCGTCTTTGGTTGCAGTCAAACCAATCTGAAGTATACTGTTACCAGCCCTCTCTGGAAAAATTCTGGCTTCTGCATGATGCTATGCCTGATTTCCAGGTCTCCGAAATCCGGGTGATGCCATCGGGAAAAGTTTGGTTGCTATCAGAAGACGCAAAAGCTGTCTGCATTCGTGATTCGTTATTCAACCTTTCAGTTTATGGTGATGCAGAAGGGAAATTAAAGTGGAAACGGATTTTTGACATTCGTGAAGATTTTCAACAGAACACCTGGTTTCTAACAGATGAGGGCCTGCAGTTTATCGACCGGGATGGTGTCGGTGAACCTGCTCACAGCTACGAATTGAAAGGCCAAGTTCAATCGATTAATGCAGTATTGCGTTGTTCTGCGGAGAACGAACAGTCAATTTGGTTTGCCGGTGAAGGAGGACAAATCTGGAGGTATGACAAACGCGATCGCGTATTTTTTAAGATCAATTCCGAGAATCAGTCAACCATAATTGGTGCCAGGTGGTTGCAGCAAGGCTGTATTCTTTTTACTACGTCTGAGAATGGATTCTTCATCTATGATATTAACAAGGGAGAATTTAAGAATTTTGGCAAGCAGTTCAGAAATAAAGTGGATATGTCCGGATTGCGGGTTTTGTATGTTGATAGCCTGAACCGAGAACTTTGGTTTTCGAATGCGCAACCCGGGATCTATCGTTTTCAGTTTGAAGTGGAAAAGCTAACTGCTTTTTTAGCCAATCAAGATAAGCCCGTTGTGCAAACGCAACGGTCGATTCCCCTTGTTCTGAACGACCAAGAGGGAAATTTATGGATTCAACCTAAAAACGGCGGGCTTTATTTCTACGATCGTGCAACAGACAAGATGGTGGAAGACATAGCCCGGAATAAAGTTCTACGAAATGTGGACTATACATTTTTTGTGGATCAGCAGGATAATTTGTGGTTTAGCAGTCGTAATCAGGGCTTGCAGAAGCTTTCGTTTGCCCGCCAAAAAATGCGAAAGTTGCAATTGCCTGTTTCGCAGACCGGAGCTAACAATGTGCGCGCTCTGGCTGAAGACCTCAACGGAAATATTTGGGTTGCCACCAAGGATGAATCCCGATTGGCGATTTTTGATGCGGAACAACAATTAATCGGCTATCTCTCGCCACAGGGAGAGTATGTCGATGAGGAACATTCGCTTTGGAAGAGTGCAATTTATTGCATTTTACAGGATAAAGACGGAACCGTTTGGCTGGGAACCCGGGGAGAAGGAATCTACCATTTCGTTCCCGATACCAAATCGGGAGCTTATCGTGTTTCAAAGTTCGATAGCGAGTCGGGCGGTCAATACAGTTTGAACGACGATGATGTGTATTGTATGCTTCAGGATTCTAGCGGACGAATTTGGGTTGGAACTTGGGGCGGTGGATTGAATTTATTGGAGAAAGACGGAAGGGAAATCCGTTTCCTGAATATTCGCAATGAGCTTTTGAATTACCCGGAAGACGATTATTCGTGGGTGAGATGGATGACGCTTACCAAAAATAATGAGTTGCAAGTTGCGACAACAAATGGCTTGGTATCCCTGAAAATTACCGGGAAATCCGCAGCTGATCTTCCATTTAAGCAATACGCTGATTTCCCGAATCACGATATTTTGTATGTATACGAGGCTGAAAACGGTAATTTGTTTTTAGCCACCTACGGCGGAAATTTATACAGACAATCGGCTCAAACTGTCGACGGGTTCCCTGCCCAATTTGAAAGCTACTCGGCGCAAACGACCAGCCTGATTGGAGGAATTACAGGCATACAAGAGGACGATAGCGGGCGGATTTGGATTTGTTCCGAACGAAATCTGGTTCGTTACGACCCGGAAACTGAGAGCTTTGAAACTTTTGCGGAAGTAAAAACGGTGGTCGGCGAGAATCTCTTTTCAGAATCGGCCGTCTGCAAGCTCAGGAACGGAGAGTTGCTGTTTGGATTCTCTGACGGTATTCTGCAGCTCAATCCTGATAATGTTGGTGTCAGCGACTTTAAACCTTATCTGGCCCTCACGGGCTTCGAATTGATGAACAATGTTCCCGATTCGTCTCGGCTATCAGTACTCGATTATTCCGTAGATGATCGGAGTACGATCGTGTTAAAACACAACCAAAACTTTTTGAAGTTGCAGTTTGCAGCGCTCGATTTTAGTGCACGCAAGAACATTCAATACCGATACAAGCTGGACGGTCTTGAAGAGAGTTGGAATTACACCGGGGCTGAGCGGACAGCGACTTATACAAACCTCTCGCATGGAGATTATCAGTTTCGTGTTTCCTCCACGAATGGCAATGGTGTTTGGGTCGACAATGAGCGGCGTTTGCAGATAAAGATAAAACCGTCAGTTTGGGAGACAAAGCTCGCTTACGCCATTTACTTTATCTTATTCTTGGGCCTGTTTGTGTTGATTCAGAAAACGATCCTCACCATTTTCAAATTGCGAAATGAAATGGCGATGCAGCAGAAAATGGCTGATTTGAAATTGCGCTTTTTTACTGATATATCGCACGAAATACGTACACCGCTGACCATGATTGCCGCTCCGGTTGAAAAAATGGTAAATGATCAGAATACGCCTGAACCGATTCGTAAGCAGCTTTCGGTGGTGGAACAAAGCACGCAGCGATTGCTGAAATTAATTAACCAAATTTTGGATTTACGAAAGTTTCAGACACATCGGTTGCAGGTTGAACAGCTGGACTTGAATCAACTTGTGAAGCAGGTTGCAGTTGAATTTGAAGAGCTTGCAATCAGTAAAAAGATCAAACTGACAATCGTCGAATCAGAATCGCCTGTTCGGATTTGGGGTGACAAAGAGATGATCGACAAAATGCTTGTTAATTTGGTGTCCAACGCGCTGAAGTATTGTCCTGCCGGAAGTGCGGTGAAGTTAACGGCAGAAGAAACCGACCGTTCCGCGATTATTCGTATCGAGGACAATGGACCTGGAATTTCGGTTGAAAAGCAAAAGAAACTGTTTGTTCGGTTTTCAAATTTCAATGAAAACCCGGATAATCCCAGCACCGGAATTGGCCTGTCGTTGGTGAAAGATTTTGCCGATCAGCATGGAGCAAAAATCCAGCTTGATAGTAAGGTTGGAGACGGGACAAAAGTTGCCATCAGTTTTCAAAAAGGACACAGCCATTTTGGCTCGGATGTGGACTTGGTTTCTCCGCAACGTGAGAACGCACAAGCTGTCGACGAAAATTTGACGGCGGAAAAGGTACTTCCGGCAAAGGCCGAAAAAAGAGCCAATCCAATTGGATTATTGGTAGAAGATGATCCGGAGTTGAGGCACTTCATGAAAAGTTTGCTGGACGAAGAAGATTACACAATTTATGAAGCGGGCGACGGAGAGGAAGGTTTGCAGTTGGCCTTGCAACACAACCCCGATTTCATTGTCAGCGATATTATGATGCCGAAAATGGATGGCATCGAGTTGCTAAAACGCCTGCGCAATGACGAGTCGACAAGCCACATTCCCATTGTTTTGCTTTCGGCTAAAACCGATGCCGAGAGTAAATTGTCGGGCTTGACTCATGGCGCCGATGATTACCTGACTAAACCCTTCAGTGTCGGCTATTTTAAAGCGCGAATTGCCAATTTGATGGAGCAACGCCGACGATTGCAGGCATTTTACAAGCAACCCGATTTCATGCCCGAAACAGATGAGGAGTTAATGCCGTTGTCGACCAAGGATCAGGAATTCATGGAAGAGCTTGTTAAATATATTATAGATCACATGGAGGATCCGGAGTTTTCGGTGGAGGAGTTGGGCAAGCAGGTCAATTTGTCGAAAACGACTTTTTTCAACAAACTGAAGAGTTTAACGGGTTCGTCACCGATCGAATTCATTCGCGAAATTCGACTCAGCCAGGCTGCAAAGATTTTGGCGGAAGAAAATGTGTTGGTGAAAGAAGCATGCTACCAGGTTGGTTTTTCGGATCTGAAATATTTTGGAAAATGTTTTAAAGCCAAATACAACCTGACACCAGCAGAATATCGAAAGAAGTATCGGCAGGTTCGGAAATAG